In one Brassica oleracea var. oleracea cultivar TO1000 chromosome C9, BOL, whole genome shotgun sequence genomic region, the following are encoded:
- the LOC106314919 gene encoding uncharacterized protein LOC106314919, which produces MGIVASKADHNTPLLNLCKERKELIRAARDARYHLAKSHLLYFQSLLDFTNALNQFVHKDLIVIPHSDDDSSSELVCSGSSDSDSESDSDSNSHCLACDESQAVPLSKDDDQNPQKPSSGEQACGSSNNVQEGIEKSSEGVGLVEKVPVIAPVEDEKRNSFHGHDLFGLYDFLANTELVYTEPDQRYETESDVWREIREREGIPDLESDSDHNGLVRKKNVQESSSTGKDAGEVDKREVNISDEENSSTANVVGEVDKSDTEANTSNGKADDVDETCTEEKQTSPETATEVTRSVEELSDEAYESSSSSSSFCSGSGHTDLRNVVEKINSISKKAASSSEVSDLFEVSKVIPHQPLGSQFKELASRLLGSSKSSTRALLLRHGLPQDNLAVSLSMTLEKLYVWEKKLHAEVTAEEKLRVLYEKGYSFLKSLDQSGAEPSEIYEAEAEVKLHLSKVNVSVRAVETVSMRIHKIRDGELSFQVNKIINVFKEMWRFLAKCHHKQFQAITRSKSCVHVVEKGSRKVTQKVEEQMRRFKESLRSYIDAHRGFVRFLNEWLNRNIMEEDDQTKTEAPEIFRVCSEWLREIVNVDEVKVLSAVEEMELRFRGLGFKQLEEEKMRLRTERLCKELETKTKEVEESWGAQAEEVMGPELLSLRESATHETEKHEGLIREINDAVSMTLQECLVHVFEALERFCFGNFKAYQNIRIVSTETETMLLC; this is translated from the exons ATGGGTATCGTTGCTTCCAAGGCAGATCACAACACTCCTTTGCTGAATCTGTGTAAAGAGAGGAAGGAACTGATCAGAGCAGCTAGAGATGCCCGTTACCACTTAGCTAAATCTCATCTTCTTTACTTTCAATCTCTTTTGGATTTCACTAACGCTCTGAATCAGTTTGTGCACAAGGACTTGATCGTGATTCCACATTCGGATGACGATTCGTCTAGCGAGTTGGTGTGTTCTGGTTCATCAGATTCAGATTCGGAGTCTGATTCAGACTCTAATTCTCATTGTTTAGCATGTGATGAATCTCAAGCAGTTCCGTTGAGCAAGGATGATGATCAAAACCCGCAAAAACCCTCGTCTGGAGAGCAGGCTTGCGGCTCAAGTAACAATGTTCAGGAGGGTATAGAGAAGTCAAGTGAAGGTGTAGGGTTAGTGGAGAAAGTGCCCGTGATTGCTCCGGTTGAAGATGAGAAGAGA AACAGTTTCCATGGTCACGATCTATTCGGTTTGTACGATTTCTTGGCTAACACGGAGCTGGTTTATACTGAACCGGATCAGAGGTATGAGACTGAGAGTGATGTATGGAGAGAGATTAGGGAGAGAGAAGGGATCCCTGATTTGGAATCTGATAGTGATCACAACGGTCTTGTAAGGAAGAAGAATGTTCAAGAAAGCTCTTCAACGGGTAAAGACGCAGGGGAAGTTGACAAGAGGGAAGTGAATATTAGTGATGAAGAAAACTCTTCAACTGCTAACGTTGTAGGTGAAGTTGATAAGAGTGATACTGAAGCAAACACTAGTAATGGCAAGGCTGATGATGTCGATGAAACGTGCACGGAAGAGAAGCAAACAAGTCCAGAGACTGCTACTGAAGTGACAAGATCAGTCGAGGAGCTTAGTGACGAAGCATATGAGTCTAGTTCTTCTTCTTCTTCTTTTTGTTCAGGTTCGGGTCATACTGATCTCAGGAACGTAGTAGAAAAGATCAATAGTATAAGCAAGAAAGCTGCGAGTAGCAGTGAAGTCTCTGATCTGTTTGAAGTGAGTAAAGTCATTCCTCATCAACCATTAGGATCCCAATTCAAGGAACTTGCTTCAAGATTACTCGGTAGTTCCAAGAGCTCGACTCGTGCTTTGCTCTTAAGACATGGCTTGCCCCAAGATAACCTCGCCGTTTCGCTTTCCATGACACTAGAGAAGCTTTACGTGTGGGAAAAGAAACTTCACGCAGAAGTTACCGCCGAAGAAAAGCTTAGGGTTTTGTACGAAAAAGGGTACAGTTTTCTAAAGAGCCTTGATCAGAGTGGAGCAGAACCGAGCGAGATTTACGAGGCCGAAGCTGAGGTTAAGCTTCATTTATCCAAGGTTAATGTTTCGGTTCGAGCGGTTGAGACAGTTTCAATGAGGATTCATAAGATAAGAGACGGAGAGCTTTCGTTTCAGGTGAATAAGATCATCAATGTGTTCAAAGAGATGTGGAGATTCTTGGCGAAATGTCACCATAAGCAGTTTCAAGCGATCACGAGAAGCAAGTCTTGCGTTCACGTGGTTGAAAAAGGATCTAGGAAAGTGACGCAGAAGGTCGAAGAACAGATGAGAAGATTTAAAGAGTCTTTGCGAAGCTACATTGATGCACACAGAGGTTTCGTTAGGTTCTTAAACGAGTGGCTTAACCGAAACATCATGGAGGAGGACGACCAAACAAAGACAGAAGCTCCTGAGATATTTAGGGTATGTAGCGAGTGGCTAAGAGAGATTGTGAATGTAGATGAAGTCAAAGTGTTGAGTGCTGTTGAAGAAATGGAGTTGAGATTTCGAGGCTTAGGGTTTAAGCAATTAGAGGAGGAGAAAATGAGGTTGAGAACAGAGAGGTTGTGTAAGGAGCTGGAAACGAAGACGAAGGAAGTGGAGGAGAGTTGGGGAGCGCAGGCTGAGGAGGTGATGGGACCGGAACTGCTGTCGTTGAGAGAGAGTGCGACTCACGAAACAGAAAAGCATGAGGGATTGATCAGAGAGATTAACGACGCTGTTTCAATGACTTTGCAAGAGTGTTTGGTTCATGTCTTCGAGGCCTTGGAGCGTTTTTGTTTTGGTAATTTTAAGGCATATCAGAACATTAGAATCGTTTCGACAGAAACAGAAACTATGTTATTGTGTTAA
- the LOC106315536 gene encoding LOW QUALITY PROTEIN: calcium-binding protein PBP1 (The sequence of the model RefSeq protein was modified relative to this genomic sequence to represent the inferred CDS: inserted 2 bases in 2 codons), whose product MDVPSPKPQNSLPXIYTKSTLISTSSTPKPISQNSQFQXHSIAQMATPQSSTRPTHQNPQPNFHDLFPAMAGKLGGEGLIDELCKGFELLMDGDKGVITFESLRRNASAVLGLGDLTDDDVRCMIDEGDFDRDGALNQMEFCVLMFRLSPDLMDASRFVVTEAIEEEFGDRTHGH is encoded by the exons ATGGATGTTCCTTCTCCGAAACCCCAAAACTCTCTTC CTATATATACAAAATCCACTCTCATTTCTACATCATCGACTCCAAAACCCATCTCTCAAAATTCTCAATTTC TTCACTCTATAGCTCAAATGGCGACTCCTCAATCCTCAACCAGACCAACCCACCAAAACCCACAACCCAATTTCCACGACCTCTTCCCCGCCATGGCCGGAAAACTCGGAGGAGAAGGTCTAATCGACGAGCTCTGCAAAGGCTTCGAGCTCCTCATGGACGGAGACAAAGGAGTCATCACTTTCGAGAGCTTGCGGCGAAACGCATCAGCGGTTCTTGGACTCGGAGATCTGACGGACGACGATGTAAGGTGTATGATCGACGAAGGGGATTTCGATCGAGACGGTGCGTTGAATCAGATGGAGTTTTGTGTGCTCATGTTTAGGCTAAGCCCTGACTTGATGGATGCGTCACGCTTTGTCGTCACGGAGGCGATCGAGGAGGAGTTTGGTGACCGAACGCACGGGCATTGA
- the LOC106315552 gene encoding NAD(P)H dehydrogenase (quinone) FQR1, which produces MATKVYIVYYSMYGHVEKLAEEIRKGAASVEGVEAKLWQVPETLPEEALLKMSAPPKSGSPIITPNDLTEADGFVLGFPTRFGMMAAQFKAFLDATGGLWRTQALAGKPAGIFYSTGSQGGGQETTALTAITQLVHHGMIFVPIGYTFGAGMFEMEKVKGGSPYGAGTFAGDGSRQPTQLELEQAFHQGKYIATITKKLKVSTA; this is translated from the exons ATGGCAACCAAAGTGTATATCGT GTACTACTCAATGTACGGTCACGTGGAGAAGCTGGCTGAAGAAATAAGGAAAGGAGCTGCTTCTGTTGAAGGTGTTGAAGCCAAACTATGGCAG GTGCCAGAGACGCTTCCAGAAGAAGCACTCCTTAAGATGAGCGCACCACCAAAGAGTGGATCACCAATCATCACACCCAACGACCTAACTGAAGCTGATGGTTTTGTCCTTGGTTTCCCAACAAGGTTTGGTATGATGGCTGCTCAGTTCAAAGCCTTCTTGGACGCAACTGGTGGACTCTGGAGGACTCAGGCACTCGCCGGTAAACCAGCTGGTATCTTCTACAGCACTGGCTCTCAAGGTGGTGGCCAAGAAACCACCGC GTTGACGGCGATAACTCAGCTGGTTCACCACGGGATGATATTTGTCCCAATCGGTTACACATTTGGTGCTGGAATGTTCGAGATGGAGAAAGTTAAAGGTGGGAGCCCTTATGGAGCTGGAACATTCGCAGGAGATGGTTCTAGGCAGCCAACGCAGCTCGAGCTAGAGCAAGCTTTTCACCAAGGCAAGTACATTGCAACCATCACCAAGAAGCTCAAAGTATCTACTGCTTAA